In Chaetodon trifascialis isolate fChaTrf1 chromosome 2, fChaTrf1.hap1, whole genome shotgun sequence, one DNA window encodes the following:
- the fhip1aa gene encoding FHF complex subunit HOOK-interacting protein 1A, producing the protein MMASMVANGSRDGQSLVLKGVDPETCMIVFKNHWAQVVKILEKHDPLRSTSTLPSLSVINLSASSSGGGGPRFGPIPGDEANAVQNYVEHMLFLLMEEESGQAGAMGPILEFVVMENVMERLFVWSLRREFTDDMKLEQLKMYEMLVGQAHQPLLHHKPILRPLMMLLSSCSGTAAPQVEAELVLLLNQLCCVLAKDPSILELFFHTSEDQGATNFLIFSLLIPFIHREGTVGQQARDALLLIMSLSAENERVAKHVAENTYFCPVLATGLSGLYSSLPTKLEAPTEEWHCLHKEDWLQMPSLVQFLNSLEFCNAVIQVAHPDIRDQLVGYIYNGFLVPVLAPALHKLTLEEVMATTAYLDLFLRSVTEPALLQTFLAFILLHQHESVHILDTLVSRINTPFQLGTVSLALFRTLIGLHCEDVMLQLILRYLIPCNHMMLSQRRVVRERDCYSVSAAKILALTPSCCSPDHSPPPLRQLDSILFSKGAETPSSTSGTEESESFLEEDDGSGNSCTIGSEIYLDVSYLHYLYDARLSISGCMRACQVWSAPYDGEDPPPEKYQPGVLEEPGLKSRQIQMAPKTVPQLLAPRPRPRPPSSAELPSVNQPELEWDDSYDACPVQTDEAPVENKPLQQPPAEPPQHIQEMRKTAIMLVKGSYIEENEFQDDVMVYDLVAKKDARDVERVKLKSNRSESEETQPGSAEVPLKNGLSLTLPTSLMADNSKNSSDSKAKGQTDCNSNLQNNMTAAELGDDLLAQYEELIRTLDTEAGGKEVRTDGEPKKPAAPAEEEDEDEDEEEEEEEEEEEEEEDEEMDFTSFSAETPEPEKVQSPFGTKFCSGSASRSHSVPFTGPFVSVLLSRMENMLSNSLHVNLLLTGILAQLATYPQPLLRSFLLNTNLVFQPTVRSLYQVLATVKNQIEELAATRKDYPDLITAAQHWLLARETSFMAADKSSSRRSTPGEAGRILKSSPPPKPKAISLDRTEVFATVLFTEFLKELAAIAQEHSILSYIPMEE; encoded by the exons GTGGTGAAGATCCTAGAAAAGCATGATCCCCTGCGCAGCACCTCCACCCTGCCCTCGCTGAGTGTCATCAACCTCAGCGCCAGCTCTAGCGGTGGCGGCGGCCCTCGTTTCGGCCCCATCCCTGGAGACGAGGCGAACGCGGTGCAGAACTATGTGGAGCACATGCTGTTcctgctgatggaggaggagagcggtCAGGCCGGCGCCATGGGCCCCATCCTGGAGTTTGTGGTGATGGAGAACGTGATGGAGCGTCTCTTTGTGTGGAGCCTCCGCAGGGAGTTCACAGACGACATGAagctggagcagctgaagaTGTACGAGATGCTGGTGGGGCAGGCGCACCAGCCGCTGCTGCATCACAAGCCCATCCTGCGGCCGCTCATGATGCTGCTGTCGTCCTGCTCGGGCACCGCGGCGCCGCAGGTCGAAGCcgagctggtgctgctgctcaaCCAGCTGTGCTGCGTGCTGGCGAAGGACCCTTCGATTCTGGAGCTGTTTTTCCACACCAGCGAGGATCAGGGAGCCACCAACTTCCTCATCTTCTCCCTGCTCATCCCCTTCATCCACAGGGAGGGCACAGTGGGCCAGCAGGCCAGAGATGCTCTGCTGCTCATTATGTCGCTGTCCGCCGAGAACGAGCGAGTGGCCAAACACGTCGCGGAGAACACCTACTTCTGTCCG GTGCTGGCCACGGGGCTGAGCGGCCTGTACTCATCTCTGCCCACCAAGCTGGAGGCTCCCACTGAGGAGTGGCACTGCCTGCACAAAGAGGACTGGCTCCAGATGCCGTCCCTCGTCCAGTTTCTCAACTCGCTGGAGTTCTGCAACGCTGTTATTCAG GTGGCCCACCCTGATATCAGAGACCAGCTAGTTGGCTACATCTACAACGGATTCCTCGTGCCTGTTCTGGCACCGGCTCTGCACAAG CTGACCCTCGAGGAGGTGATGGCCACCACGGCCTACCTCGACCTCTTCCTGAGGAGCGTCACCGAGCCGGCCCTGCTGCAGACTTTCCTcgccttcatcctcctccaccagcacgAGAGCGTCCACATTTTAGATACTCTCGTCAGCCGCATCAACACGCCCTTCCAG CTGGGCACTGTGTCACTGGCACTCTTCCGCACTCTCATTGGCTTACACTGTGAAGATGTGATGCTGCAGCTCATATTGAG GTACCTGATCCCCTGTAATCACATGATGTTGAGTCAGAGACGCGTGGTGAGGGAGAGGGACTGCTACTCGGTGTCAGCAGCCAAGATCCTGGCATTAACGCCGTCCTgctgctcacctgatcacagCCCCCCGCCTCTCCGACAGCTGGACTCCATCCTCTTTTCCAAGGGTGCAGAGACTCCCAGCAGCACCAGCGGCACGG AGGAAAGTGAGAGCTTCTTAGAAGAGGATGATGGCTCGGGTAACTCCTGCACCATCGGCTCAGAAATCTACCTGGATGTCAGCTACCTGCATTACCTCTATGACGCCCGTCTGAGCATCAGCGGCTGCATGCGGGCCTGCCAGGTTTGGTCGGCCCCGTACGATGGAGAGGATCCGCCTCCGGAGAAATACCAGCCCGGCGTGCTCGAGGAGCCAGGGCTGAAGAGTCGGCAAATCCAGATGGCTCCCAAGACAGTTCCACAGCTGCTGGCGCCACGGCCTCGACCCCGCCCGCCGTCGAGTGCAGAACTGCCCTCCGTCAACCAGCCGGAGCTGGAGTGGGATGATAGTTACGATGCGTGCCCGGTGCAGACTGATGAAGCTCCCGTGGAGAATaaacctctgcagcagcctcctGCCGAGCCCCCACAGCACATCCAGGAGATGAGGAAAACGGCCATCATGTTGGTAAAAGGCTCATATATTGAGGAAAATGAGTTCCAGGACGACGTCATGGTGTACGACCTTGTCGCCAAGAAAGACGCCCGAGATGTCGAGCGAGTTAAGCTCAAATCCAACAGGTCTGAATCAGAAGAAACCCAACCGGGCTCAGCAGAAGTCCCCCTAAAAAATGGACTCAGTCTAACACTTCCAACCTCTCTGATGGCTGATAACAGCAAGAATAGCTCAGACTCAAAGGCCAAAGGTCAGACAGATTGCAATTCCAACCTCCAAAACAACATGACTGCTGCTGAGCTGGGTGACGACCTTTTGGCTCAGTATGAGGAGCTCATTCGTACGCTGGACACTGAAGCAGGTGGAAAAGAGGTCAGAACTGATGGAGAGCCCAAGAagcctgctgctcctgctgaggaggaggatgaggatgaggatgaggaggaggaggaggaggaggaggaggaggaggaggaggaggatgaggagatggatttcacctccttctctgctgAGACACCAGAACCGGAGAAAGTGCAGTCACCGTTTGGGACTAAGTTTTGCAGCGGAAGTGCAAGCAGAAGCCACTCAGTGCCTTTTACTG GTCCTTTTGTCAGTGTGCTGTTGTCTCGCATGGAGAACATGCTGTCTAATTCGCTGCATGTCAACCTGCTGTTGACGGGCATCCTGGCCCAGCTGGCGACCTACCCTCAGCCCCTCCTGCGCTCGTTCCTCCTCAACACCAACCTGGTCTTTCAGCCGACCGTTCGCTCCCTTTACCAG gTACTCGCCACCGTGAAGAACCAGATAGAAGAGCTGGCCGCCACCAGAAAAGACTATCCTGACCTGATCACTGCTGCCCAGCACTGGCTGCTGGCCAGGGAGACTTCCTTCATGGCAGCAG acaaaagcagcagcagacgcTCCACCCCCGGCGAGGCGGGAAGGATCTTGAAGAGTTCGCCGCCACCTAAACCCAAAGCCATCTCTCTGGATCGGACAGAAGTCTTCGCTACCGTCCTCTTCACGGAGTTCCTCAAAGAACTTGCTGCCATTGCACAAGAGCACTCCATCTTATCTTACATTCCTATGGAAGAGTGA